A stretch of Sulfurimonas sp. DNA encodes these proteins:
- a CDS encoding CTP synthase yields MTKYIFVTGGVLSSLGKGITAASIGTLLKHSGIQVGMLKIDPYINVDPGTMSPLEHGEVFVTKDGAETDLDIGNYERFLDTSYLKSSNFTTGQVYSAVIERERAGGYLGQTIQVIPHIVGEIVKRIKEAGEGHDILIVELGGTVGDIEGLPFMEAIRQMKHDDEVEGTFFVHVTLIPFIKAAGELKSKPTQHSVQELRRIGITPQMIIARSENALPKTFKKKLAMSCDVSADSVIEALDAATIYDIPITFLRQNILKPISKELGLGELNPNMEEWDSLVKKIVQPKNRIVLGFVGKYLELKEAYKSLTESLIHAGAHLDTRVDIHWVDSEKIEERGAEALLSDCDSVLVAGGFGNRGVEGKIKAIEYARVNKIPYLGICLGMQLTLIEYARNVLGFEGANSVEFDANTPYPMIYLIDNFLDQSGNTQLRTHKSPMGGTLRLGEYPCDTLEGSIIRKAYGGAKTIFERHRHRYEANPTYRKQLEDAGMIVTGESNGLIETVEIKDHPWFLGVQFHPEFTSRLQSPNPSILAFVEATLNISQKE; encoded by the coding sequence ATGACTAAATACATTTTTGTTACCGGCGGTGTTTTAAGTTCTCTTGGAAAAGGGATAACAGCGGCTAGTATCGGTACTTTGCTTAAACACTCTGGCATACAAGTCGGTATGTTGAAGATAGATCCATATATAAATGTCGATCCCGGAACTATGAGTCCGCTAGAGCATGGTGAAGTTTTTGTTACCAAAGACGGGGCAGAAACAGATCTTGATATCGGAAATTACGAGAGATTTTTAGACACCTCTTACCTAAAATCCAGCAACTTTACTACCGGTCAAGTCTACTCCGCAGTAATTGAGCGAGAGAGAGCAGGCGGATATTTGGGACAAACGATTCAAGTTATTCCTCACATTGTCGGCGAAATCGTAAAACGCATAAAAGAGGCAGGAGAGGGTCATGATATTCTCATAGTAGAACTTGGCGGAACTGTCGGTGATATCGAAGGTCTGCCTTTTATGGAAGCGATTCGCCAGATGAAACATGATGACGAAGTTGAGGGAACTTTTTTTGTACATGTAACGCTTATCCCGTTCATCAAAGCTGCGGGCGAGTTAAAAAGCAAACCGACTCAGCACTCTGTTCAAGAGCTTCGCCGTATCGGTATCACTCCTCAAATGATAATTGCCAGAAGTGAAAATGCACTGCCAAAAACTTTCAAGAAAAAACTGGCAATGAGCTGTGATGTTTCTGCAGATAGCGTTATAGAGGCACTTGATGCCGCAACTATTTATGATATTCCTATCACATTTTTGAGACAAAATATCCTAAAACCCATCTCAAAAGAGTTGGGTTTAGGTGAACTTAATCCAAATATGGAAGAATGGGACTCTCTGGTTAAAAAAATAGTTCAACCGAAAAATCGTATTGTTCTTGGTTTTGTCGGAAAATATCTCGAACTAAAAGAGGCGTATAAATCTCTAACAGAGTCCCTAATACACGCAGGTGCACATCTTGACACAAGAGTTGATATTCACTGGGTTGATAGTGAAAAAATAGAAGAGAGAGGTGCCGAAGCACTGCTAAGTGATTGTGACTCTGTTTTAGTAGCCGGAGGATTTGGAAACCGTGGCGTTGAGGGCAAAATCAAGGCTATCGAGTACGCAAGAGTAAACAAAATCCCATATCTTGGCATCTGTCTTGGAATGCAGCTCACACTTATCGAATATGCAAGAAATGTTCTTGGTTTTGAGGGAGCAAACTCTGTAGAATTTGATGCAAATACACCTTATCCTATGATTTATCTCATAGACAATTTCTTAGATCAAAGCGGAAACACTCAACTTCGTACTCATAAGTCACCGATGGGCGGAACTCTCAGACTCGGAGAGTATCCATGCGACACCTTAGAAGGCTCGATTATACGCAAAGCTTACGGCGGAGCAAAAACGATTTTTGAGAGACATCGCCATAGATATGAAGCAAACCCGACTTATCGCAAGCAGCTGGAAGATGCGGGTATGATAGTTACAGGGGAGTCAAACGGGCTGATAGAAACGGTAGAGATAAAAGATCATCCATGGTTTTTAGG